One window of the Triticum dicoccoides isolate Atlit2015 ecotype Zavitan chromosome 3B, WEW_v2.0, whole genome shotgun sequence genome contains the following:
- the LOC119275036 gene encoding DEAD-box ATP-dependent RNA helicase 20-like, giving the protein MSRFDGRAADPSSYRDRRSEGAFGGGTRAFAPSGKPDAAAAAAAAELDGLPRFEKNFYVEVPAVAGMTAEEVEAYRRRREITVEGNDVPKPVRDFRDVGFPEYVLQEITKAGFTEPTPIQSQGWPMALKGRDLIGIAETGSGKTLAYLLPAIVHVNAQPILAPGDGPIVLVLAPTRELAVQIQQETTKFGASSKIKSTCIYGGVPKGPQVXXLVLGVEIIIATPGRLIDMMESHHTNLRRVTYLVLDEADRMLDMGFEPQIKKIVSQIRPDRQTLYWSATWPKEVELLARTFLFDPYKVIIGSEELKANHAICQHVEILSESQKYNKLVNLLEDIMDGSRILVFMDTKKGCDQITRQLRMDGWPALSIHGDKSQAERDWVLSEFKSGKSPIMTATDVAARGLDVKDVKYVINYDFPGSLEDYVHRIGRTGRAGATGTAYSFFTAANARFAKDLISILVEAGQKVSPELANMGRGAPPPSLGYRDRYRGHGGGRSWS; this is encoded by the exons ATGAGCCGCTTCGACGGCCGTGCGGCAGACCCCAGCTCCTACCGCGACCGCCGCAG TGAGGGCGCGTTCGGTGGCGGGACGAGGGCGTTCGCGCCGTCGGGCAAACCGGATGCTGCCgccgcggcggccgcggccgaGCTGGACGGGCTGCCGCGGTTCGAGAAGAACTTCTACGTGGAGGTTCCCGCGGTGGCCGGCATGACGGCGGAGGAGGTTGAGGCCTACCGCCGCCGCCGGGAGATCACCGTCGAGGGCAACGACGTGCCCAAGCCGGTGCGCGACTTCCGCGACGTCGGTTTCCCAG AATATGTGTTGCAAGAAATCACAAAAGCTGGCTTTACAGAACCTACCCCTATCCAGTCACAAGGTTGGCCAATGGCACTGAAGGGGCGTGATCTTATTGGCATTGCTGAAACAGGATCTGGAAAAACACTTGCTTACCTTTTACCTGCCATTGTTCATGTTAATGCTCAGCCTATTCTAG CTCCTGGTGATGGTCCGATTGTTCTTGTGTTAGCCCCTACACGGGAACTTGCTGTCCAGATACAGCAGGAGACAACAAAATTTGGTGCCTCATCAAAGATAAAAAGCACATGCATATATGGTGGTGTCCCGAAAGGTCCTCAAGTTCNNN TTCTTGTGTTAGGTGTTGAAATTATTATAGCCACGCCAGGAAGACTAATTGATATGATGGAATCACATCACACAAATTTGCGGAGGGTCACATACCTTGTTTTAGACGAGGCAGATCGAATGCTAGACATGGGTTTTGAACCTCAGATTAAGAAAATTGTTTCTCAG ATTCGTCCAGATCGACAAACACTTTATTGGAGTGCTACCTGGCCAAAGGAAGTTGAGCTCCTAGCAAGGACTTTCCTTTTTGATCCATACAAG GTTATAATTGGTTCTGAAGAACTGAAAGCTAATCATGCTATTTGTCAGCATGTAGAGATATTATCTGAGAGTCAGAAGTATAACAA GTTGGTCAATCTACTGGAGGATATAATGGATGGCAGCCGAATTTTAGTATTCATGGACACCAAGAAAGGATGCGATCAGATCACCCGACAGCTTCGAATGGATGGTTGGCCTGCTCTGTCTATCCATGGTGACAAGAGCCAAGCTGAAAGAGATTGGGTTCTTTCTGAATTCAAGTCAGGGAAAAGCCCTATTATGACAGCTACTGATGTTGCTGCTCGAGGCTTAG ATGTTAAGGATGTCAAGTATGTCATTAACTATGACTTTCCGGGGTCTCTGGAGGATTATGTCCATCGCATTGGTCGAACTGGCAGAGCTGGAGCAACAGGGACAGCCTACAGCTTTTTCACGGCTGCTAACGCCAGATTTGCCAAGGATCTTATTAGCATTTTAGTTGAAGCTGGACAAAAGGTCAGCCCTGAATTGGCTAATATGGGCCGTGGTGCACCACCTCCTTCTTTGG